The following are from one region of the Theropithecus gelada isolate Dixy chromosome 6, Tgel_1.0, whole genome shotgun sequence genome:
- the ARL10 gene encoding ADP-ribosylation factor-like protein 10 yields the protein MAPRPLGPLVLALGGAAAVLGSVLFILWKTYFGRGRERRWDRGEAWWGAEAARLPEWDEWDPEDEEDEEPALEELEQREVLVLGLDGAGKSTFLRVLSGKPPLEGHIPTWGFNSVRLPTKDFEVDLLEIGGSQNLRFYWKEFVNEVDVLVFVVDSADRLRLPWARQELHKLLDKDPDLPVVVVANKQDLSEAMSMVELQRELGLQALDHQREVFLLAASIAPAGPSFEEPGTVHIWKLLLELLS from the exons ATGGCGCCGCGGCCGCTGGGCCCCTTGGTGCTGGCGCTGGGCGGCGCCGCGGCGGTTCTGGGCTCGGTGCTCTTCATCCTCTGGAAGACCTACTTCGGCCGCGGCCGGGAGCGGCGCTGGGACCGCGGCGAGGCCTGGTGGGGCGCGGAAGCCGCCCGCCTCCCCGAGTGGGACGAGTGGGAC CCCGAAGACGAGGAGGACGAGGAGCCGGCGCTGGAGGAGCTGGAACAGCGCGAGGTGCTGGTGTTGGGGCTGGATGGCGCGGGCAAGAGCACGTTCCTGCGCGTGCTGTCGGGGAAGCCACCGCTGGAAGGCCACATCCCCACCTGGGGCTTCAACTCCGTGCGTCTGCCCACCAAGGACTTTGAGGTGGACCTGCTGGAAA TTGGTGGCAGCCAGAACCTGCGCTTCTACTGGAAGGAGTTTGTGAATGAGGTGGATGTGCTGGTGTTTGTGGTGGACTCAGCTGACCGACTGCGACTGCCCTGGGCCCGACAGGAGCTGCACAAGCTGCTGGACAAGGACCCTGACCTGCCTGTCGTGGTGGTGGCCAACAAGCAG GACCTGAGTGAGGCCATGAGTATGGTGGAGCTGCAGCGGGAGCTGGGCCTACAGGCTCTCGATCACCAGCGGGAGGTTTTCCTCTTGGCAGCCAGCATTGCCCCTGCAGGACCCAGCTTCGAAGAGCCTGGCACTGTTCACATCTGGAAACTGCTCTTGGAGCTTCTCTCCTAG